Genomic window (Jatrophihabitans sp.):
TCACCCATCACCGCCACGTGCAGGTTGAGGTTCACGCGCCGGCCCAGCAGCGCCTCGATGCCGCGCCGGGCGTCGGTGCCGATCCGCTTGAGCCTGGCGCCGCCGCTGCCCAGGATGATCGGCTTCTGGCTGGAGCGCTCCAGATGCAGGGTCGCGAAGATGTCGATCAGCGGCGGCCGGCCGTCGCCCGCGCCGGCCTCACGCGGGTTCATCTCCTCCACGGTGACCGCGATCGAGTGCGGCAGCTCGTCGCGGACGTCGGCCAGCGCCGCCTCGCGGATCAGCTCGGCGATCCGGCTCTGCTCGCTCTCGTCGGTGGTCATCTCCACCGGGTACAGCTGGGGGCCGGCGGGCAGCCGCGACATCAGCAGGTCGGCCAGCAGCGTGACCTGGTCACCGGCGCGGGCCGACACCGGAACGATCTCGATGAACTCGCCGAGCTTGCTGATCGCCATCAGCTGCTCGGCGACCCGCTGCTTGTTGACCGTGTCGGTCTTGGTGACGATCGCCACCGCCGGCGCCTTCAACGCCTGCAACTCGGCGGCGATGAACCGGTCGCCGGGGCCGATCTTGTCATTGGCCGGGATGCAGAAGCCCACCACGTCGACCTCGGACAGCGCCTCGCGCACCACGTCGTTGAGCCGCTGGCCCAGCAGCGTGCGGGGCCGGTGCAGGCCCGGCGTGTCGACGATCACGAGCTGGCCGTCGGGCCGGCTCAGCACGCCGCGCACGGCCCGTCGGGTGGTCTGCGGCTTGTCGCTGGTGATCACGATCTTGGAACCGACCAGCGCGTTGGTCAGCGTCGACTTGCCGGCGTTGGGACGCCCCACGAACGCGCAGAAGCCGGACCGGTAATCATCGTGCTCATCGTGATTCACCAGGCCATTCTCTCGCATCCGCCGACCCGTCTCGCACCTGCCGACATGCGCTGAGCGGCGCGGGACTTCACACTTGCCTGCATGACTCGTCCTCGCCCCCACCTGGCCGTCCTGAGCAAGGCCACCGCCGCGCTGGTGGCAGCCACCGCGCTGTCGCTAGTGGCCGGCTCTGCTCAGGCGAACGCGCCGACGACCGGCCTGGCCACGGCTGCCTCGCCGGCCACGGCCGCGACGGCCGCCGCCTCGGCGCCCACCACCACTGCCACCACGGCCACTACTGCCACCACGGCGTACGCCGACTGGCCCACCTACCACGGCAACGGCGCCCGCTCCGGCTATGCGATCACCGCCAAGCGGACCAACGTCCAGCCCACCCAGGCCTGGTCGATACCGCTGGACGGCGCCGTCTACGGCCAGCCGATCATCGTCAACCGCGGCATCCGGATCGCGGCCACCGAGAACAACTCGGTGTACCGGCTGCAGGGCAACTCAGTGGTCTGGCGGCGCCATCTGGGAGCGCCGGTGCCCCGTTCGGCCCTGCCCTGCGGCAACATCGACCCCAACGGCATCACCAGCACCCCCGCCTATGACGCGGCCCGCAACACCGTGATCGTGGTGTCGATCCTGAACAACCCGATCCGGCATGTGGCGTTCGGCCTGGACCCGGTGACCGGCGCGTTGAAGTGGTCGCGCAACGTCGATGTGCCTTCCAATGTGCCCGGCATCACGCCGGCCGCGATGCAGCAGCGGGGCGCGCTGTTGGTGGCCAGCGGCCGGGTCTACATCCCCTACGGCGGGCTGGCCGGGGACTGCAGCACCTACCGCGGCAGCGTCGTCGGACTGGACCTGGCCGCCCCCACCACCGCCCCGCTGTGGAACTTCACGGTGCCCACCTCACGCGAGGGCGGCATCTGGGCGCCGCCGGGACCGGTCGAGGCGCCCGGCTCCGGGCTGCTGGTGGCCGTCGGCAACGGCGACGTCAACCAGGGCAGCAACTACGACTACACCGACTCGGTGCTCGAGCTGGCCGGCCAGCGGATCACCGACTCGTTCTCGCCCAGCACCTGGCAGTCCGACAACGCCGCCGACCTGGACCTGGGCTCGCAGTCACCGACGATCGTCGGGAACTACGTGTTCATCGCCGGCAAGAGCGGCAACGCCTACGTGTTGAACAAGGACAAGCTGGGCGGCATCGGCGGCCAGGTGTCGACGAGGGCGCTGTGCAAGTCATTCGGCGGCACCGCCGTGGTCGGAACCTCGGTGTACGTGCCCTGCGACGACGGTGTGCGCAGGGTCCGGATCAACAGCGACGGCACCATGACCGTGCTGTGGCACGCGGCCTCCAACATCAACGGCACCCCCACTGTCGGCGGCGGCCGGGTGTTCGTCCTGGACTACCGGGGCGGCGTGCTGCACGTGCTGAACCCCGACACCGGCCAGAGCATCTGGCGGATGAGCGTGGGGGCGGTCAACCGGTTCGCCACCCCGGCCATCTACAGCAACGCCGTCTACGTCGGAACGATGTCCGGGGTGAAGGCCTGGGTCTGGTGACGGCTTAGCCGGACACCCGGCCGCGCTCGTCGACGGCGTACACCGGCGCCGACGGCGTCAGATCGGCAACCGCCGCCGCGCCGGCCGGATCGGCTTCGGCGCCGGCAGACAGCACCACCGCGGCCTCCAGGCCGGGCGCGCCGGACGAGATCGCCATCGCCACCGCCACCTGCAGCGCCGACAGCCGCAGCGAGGGCAGCGCCACGCTGGCCGCGGCGTAGGTGCGCCCGTCGGTGTCGCGCACGGCCGCGCCCTGGGCCGCGCCGGTGCGGGCCCGGGTGGCACGGGCCAGGGTCACCAGCTTGGCGTCCTCGCCCCGCAGCGAGCCGTCCTCACCGACCGGGGCCTCAAGCATCGTCGTCCTCGCCGCCCTCGGGCTCCTCGACCCTGCGGGCCAGCACCGTGTCGATGCGGTTGCGCCGCCCGCCCACGCTCTCGGCGGTGAGCTCCAAGCCGTAGGCGGTGGCCGACGAGCCGGCGATCGGCACCCGGCCCAGCAGCTGCGCCAGCAGCCCGCCGACGGTCTCCACGTCATCGCCGCGGGGCAGCTCGACCCCGAACAGCTCGCCGAGGTCCTCGACCGGCAGCCGGGCGGTCAGCCGCAGCGAGCCGTCGTCCAGCTTCTCCACCGGCACCCGCTCGACGTCGTACTCGTCGCGGATCTCACCGACGATCTCTTCCAGGATGTCCTCGATGGTCACCAGGCCGGCGGTGCCGCCGTACTCGTCGATGACGATGGCCATGTGCGAGTAATGGGCCTGCATCTCACGCAGCAGCTCGTCGACCGGCTTGGACTCCGGCACGAAAGGCGCCGGGCGCATCACCTCGTCGAGCTTGGTCTGCCGGGCCCGTTCCTGGTCCTGGGCGCGGCGCACCAGGTCCTTGAGGTAGACCAACCCGACGATGTCATCGACGTTGTCGGCCACCACCGGGATCCGGCTGAACCCTGACCGCAGCGCCAGCGCCAGCGCCTGCGGCACGGTCTTGGTGCTCTCGATCCACACCACCTCGGTGCGCGGCACCATCACCTCGCGGGCGATCGTGTCACCGAGGTCGAAGACCGACTGGATCATCTCCCGCTCGCCGCGCTCGACGACCCCGCGTGACTCCGCCAGGTCGACCAGCTCGCGGATCTCGACCTCGGAGGAGAACGGGCCGTCGCGCAGGCCCTTGCCGGGGGTGATCGAGTTGCCGAGCAGGATCAGCAGCGAGGCCAGCGGTCCGAAGACCCGCCCCAGCCACAGCACCGGCCCGGCGCCGGCCAGGGCCACCGGGTAGGCGTGCTGGCGGCCCAGGGTGCGCGGGCCGACGCCGATCACGACGTAGGAGATGACCACCATCACCGCGACGGTCAGCAGCACCACCGGCCAGTTGGTCCCCCACTCCGAGGTGGCCACCACGGTGGCGAACACGGTGGCGGTCAGCTCGGCAGCGACCCGCAGCAGCAGGATCAGGTTGGTGTGCCGGGCGCGGTCGGCGAGCACCTTCGACAGCGACGCCGCGCCGCGCCGGCCCTCGCGGACGTACTCCTCCTCGACCCGGGCGACCGACACCCGGGCCAGCGCGGCGTCGACCGCGGCCAGCGCCCCGGCAGCCGGCACCAGCAGGAGCGCCACCACGAGCAGCCACAGATAGAGCCCACTCATGCCGGCTCGCTCCTATCGCGAGCGCTCATCGTCATGTCCCGCCCTAGCCGCGTTTCTGGCCGGCGGTGCCGGGCAACGGGGTCCGGATCGGGCCCCGTCCGGTGGTCTCGGCCCAACCGGTGACCAACTTGGCCTGCAGGTCGAACATCTCGCGCTCGTCCTCGGGCTCGCCGTGGTCATAGCCGAGCAGGTGCAGCACGCCGTGGGTGGTCAGCAGGAACAGCTCGGCGTCGGTGCTGTGACCGGCCTCCTCCGCCTGCCTGGCCGCGACCGACGGGCACAGGATCACATCGCCCAGCAACGACGGCCCGGGGTCGGTCTCCAGACCCGGCTTGTCGTCGAGGGTGTCCATCGGAAAGGCCATCACGTCGGTGGGGCCGTCCAGGTCCAGCCACTGCTTGTGCAGCGTCGCCATGGCTGCCTCGTCGACCACCAGGATGGACAGCTCTGCCAGCGGGTTGATGCCGAGTGAGTCCAGCACGTGCCGCGCGACCAGGCTGATCGCCCGCTCATCGACGCTGGCGCCGGACTCGTTGTTCACCTCAATGCTCATGAACGCCCATTCGCCAGGCTTGGCAACGCTCGTGCGCCCACCGATCAGGCGTGCCTAAGCCACTCATCTGGTCAGCCGCCCTAGATCGCGTCGTCGTACTTGGAATACGCCTCGACGATGTCGCCCACGAGCTGATGGCGCACGACGTCCTTGGAGTCGAGGTAGGCGAACTCGATGTCCTCGACGTCGCTGAGGATGTCGCGGACCACTCGAAGACCGGACTTGGCGCCGTTGGGCAGGTCCACCTGGGTGATGTCACCGGTGACCACGATCTTGGACCCGAAACCGAGCCGGGTCAGGAACATCTTCATCTGCTCCGGCGTGGTGTTCTGGGCCTCGTCCAGGATCACGAACGCGTCGTTGAGCGTGCGCCCGCGCATGTAGGCCAGCGGCGCGACCTCGATGGTGCCGGCCTGCAGCAGGCGGGGCACCGACTCCGGGTCGAGCATGTCGTGCAGGGCGTCCATCAGCGGGCGCAGGTAGGGGTCGATCTTGTCGTTGAGGGTGCCAGGCAAGAAGCCCAGCCGCTCACCGGCCTCGACCGCCGGGCGGGTCAGGATGATCCGGTTGACCCGCTTGGCCTGCAGCGCCTGCACCGCCTTGGCCACCGCCAGGTAGGTCTTGCCGGTGCCTGCCGGGCCGATGCCGAAGACGATGGTGTGCTCGTCGATCGCGTCGACGTAGCGCTTCTGGTTCACCGTCTTGGGCCTGATGTTCTTGCCACGCCGGGACAGGATGTTCAGGCTGAGCACTTCAGCCGGGCGCTGCTCGGTGTCGGCTTGCAAGATGCCGAGCGTGCGGCCCACCGAGTCCGCGGTCAGGTCGTGTCCGGACTGCATAAGCTGAACCAACTCCTCGAAGAGCCTGATGGCCAGAGCGTTCTCACCGGGTTCACCGGTCACCGTGATCTCGTTGCCGCGCACGTGGATCTCCGAGCTGAGGCGCGCCTCCATGAGCTTCAGAAGCTCGTCGCTCGGCCCGAGCAGGCCCACCATCGACAGCTTCCCAGGGACCACGAACGGAGTCTGGACGCGTTGACGTGGCCGTGCTGGTGTCGGTTCCGACAAGTGCTTCTGCGCTGCTTTCTTTCTCTGGACGACGCTGAGACTCCCACTTTACCCGTAGGTCGCGATAACCAAACTGCAGTTTATGCCGGGAGTGTTCCGCCTTAGCACGGTCAGACCCTGCGGCTCAGCCCGGCGGCCAGTTCATGCTGCGCCCGCCGAGCACATGGGCGTGCAGGTGAAAGACGGCCTGGCCGGCCTCGGCGCCGGTGTTGAACACGGTCCGAAAGGCCGGCAGGCCCAGGTGACGGGCGGTCGCGCCGATGCCGGCGACCACCGCGGCCGCGAGCGCCGGGTCAGCGCCCAGCTCCCCGATGTCGACCAGATGCCGCTTCGGGATCACCAGGACGTGCACCGGCGCCTTGGGGGCGATGTCCTCGAAAGCCAGCCAGTCGGCGTCTTCGAGCACCACGGTGGCCGGGACCTCACCGGCGACGATCTTGCAGAACAGGCAGTCTTGGACCATGGGCAGACGCTAGCGCGAGTCCCTGACGGCGCCCAGCTGCGCCCCACCCCCGGGTTCAGCTCCACCGCCCCGACGACACCGACAGCACCGCCAACGCGGCGGCGCCGGCGGTCGAGGTCCGTAGCACCTCGGCCCCCAAGCGGACCGGCCGAGCCCCGCGGCCGGTGAACAGCTCCAGCTCGGCCGGCGACAGGCCGCCCTCGGGCCCGACCACCAGCAGCACCTCGCCGGCGGCCGGAGCCGAAACCCGGCTCAGCGGCTCGTCGGCCTCGGCGTGCAGCAGCAACGCCAGCCCGGCGGCGGCGACCCGGTCGGCCACCTGGCCGCTGCCGGCCAGCTCCGACACCGCCGGAACCCGGGCCCGGCGGCTTTGCTTGGCCGCCTCCTGCGCCGCTCGCCGCCACTTCGCGACCCCCTTGGCCGCCCGGTCGCCCTTCCACTGGCTGATCGAGCGGGCCGCCGACCACGGAATGATCTCGTCCACGCCCAGCTCGGTGAGCAACTCCACCGCCAGCTCGGCCCGCTCGCCCTTGGGCAGCGCCTGCACCACCACCAGCCGCGGCTCGGGGGTGGCTGAGACGCTTCGCGACAGCACTTCGAACACCACTCGGTCAGGGCTTACCTGGCTCACCCGGGCCTCGGCCAGGCCACCGTGGCCGTCTGCCAGCAACGCCGGCTCGCCCACCGCCAACCGCTTCACCGTGGCGGCGTGATGGGCCTCGGGGCCGGTCAGCACGATGGTGTCGCCGTCGCCGAGGTCGGGCACCAGGAACAGCGGCGGCGTCACAGCGGCGAGCAGGGTCGGCTCAGCGGGTGCCGAAAGCGTCGCGCACCTTGGAGAACAGCCCGCCGCGGCTGCCGCCCACGCCGATGTCCTCGTTGCGCAACTCGGCGAGCTCACGCAGCAGCTTCTCCTGCGCCTCGTCCAGCCGGGTCGGCGTGCGCACCTCGACGTGGACGTGCAAGTCGCCCCGATTGGCGCTGCGCAACCGCGGCACGCCCTTGCCGCGCAGGGTGATCACCGCTCCGGACTGCGTGCCCGGCTTGATCTCGACCCGCTCCTCGGCGTCCAGGGTGGTCAGGGTGAGCTCAGTGCCCAGCGCCGCGGCCGTCATCGGCACCGCCAGCGTGCAGTGCAGGTCAGAGCCCTCGCGGGTGAAAGTCTCATGGGGCTGCTCGGTGACCTCGATGTAGAGGTCGCCGGCGGGGCCGCCGCCCGGGCCGACCTCGCCCTGGCCGGTCATCCGGATCCGCATGCCGTCCTCGATGCCGCCCGGAACGTCGACCGAGATGGTCCGGCGGGCCCGCACCCGGCCCTCGCCGGTGCAGTTGAGGCAGGGCGAGGGGATCTGCTGACCGGTGCCGCCGCAGGTCGGGCACGGCCGGCTGGTCATCACCGGTCCGAGCAGCGAGCGCTGCATCGACTGGACCTCGCCCCGGCCCCCGCAGGTGTCACAGGTTCGCGGCCGGGTGCCCGGCGCGCACCCGTCGCCCTGGCAGGTCTGGCAGGTGACCGCCGTCTCGACGGCGATGTCCTTCTGCACGCCGAAGGCCATCTCGGCCATGCTCAGCTCGATCCGCAGCAACGCGTCGGCGCCCTGGCGCACCCGGCTGCGCGGGCCGCGGGCGCCTCC
Coding sequences:
- a CDS encoding PQQ-binding-like beta-propeller repeat protein — its product is MTRPRPHLAVLSKATAALVAATALSLVAGSAQANAPTTGLATAASPATAATAAASAPTTTATTATTATTAYADWPTYHGNGARSGYAITAKRTNVQPTQAWSIPLDGAVYGQPIIVNRGIRIAATENNSVYRLQGNSVVWRRHLGAPVPRSALPCGNIDPNGITSTPAYDAARNTVIVVSILNNPIRHVAFGLDPVTGALKWSRNVDVPSNVPGITPAAMQQRGALLVASGRVYIPYGGLAGDCSTYRGSVVGLDLAAPTTAPLWNFTVPTSREGGIWAPPGPVEAPGSGLLVAVGNGDVNQGSNYDYTDSVLELAGQRITDSFSPSTWQSDNAADLDLGSQSPTIVGNYVFIAGKSGNAYVLNKDKLGGIGGQVSTRALCKSFGGTAVVGTSVYVPCDDGVRRVRINSDGTMTVLWHAASNINGTPTVGGGRVFVLDYRGGVLHVLNPDTGQSIWRMSVGAVNRFATPAIYSNAVYVGTMSGVKAWVW
- a CDS encoding 16S rRNA (uracil(1498)-N(3))-methyltransferase, with the protein product MTPPLFLVPDLGDGDTIVLTGPEAHHAATVKRLAVGEPALLADGHGGLAEARVSQVSPDRVVFEVLSRSVSATPEPRLVVVQALPKGERAELAVELLTELGVDEIIPWSAARSISQWKGDRAAKGVAKWRRAAQEAAKQSRRARVPAVSELAGSGQVADRVAAAGLALLLHAEADEPLSRVSAPAAGEVLLVVGPEGGLSPAELELFTGRGARPVRLGAEVLRTSTAGAAALAVLSVSSGRWS
- a CDS encoding hemolysin family protein translates to MSGLYLWLLVVALLLVPAAGALAAVDAALARVSVARVEEEYVREGRRGAASLSKVLADRARHTNLILLLRVAAELTATVFATVVATSEWGTNWPVVLLTVAVMVVISYVVIGVGPRTLGRQHAYPVALAGAGPVLWLGRVFGPLASLLILLGNSITPGKGLRDGPFSSEVEIRELVDLAESRGVVERGEREMIQSVFDLGDTIAREVMVPRTEVVWIESTKTVPQALALALRSGFSRIPVVADNVDDIVGLVYLKDLVRRAQDQERARQTKLDEVMRPAPFVPESKPVDELLREMQAHYSHMAIVIDEYGGTAGLVTIEDILEEIVGEIRDEYDVERVPVEKLDDGSLRLTARLPVEDLGELFGVELPRGDDVETVGGLLAQLLGRVPIAGSSATAYGLELTAESVGGRRNRIDTVLARRVEEPEGGEDDDA
- a CDS encoding cytidine deaminase, which produces MLEAPVGEDGSLRGEDAKLVTLARATRARTGAAQGAAVRDTDGRTYAAASVALPSLRLSALQVAVAMAISSGAPGLEAAVVLSAGAEADPAGAAAVADLTPSAPVYAVDERGRVSG
- a CDS encoding PhoH family protein, with product MVPGKLSMVGLLGPSDELLKLMEARLSSEIHVRGNEITVTGEPGENALAIRLFEELVQLMQSGHDLTADSVGRTLGILQADTEQRPAEVLSLNILSRRGKNIRPKTVNQKRYVDAIDEHTIVFGIGPAGTGKTYLAVAKAVQALQAKRVNRIILTRPAVEAGERLGFLPGTLNDKIDPYLRPLMDALHDMLDPESVPRLLQAGTIEVAPLAYMRGRTLNDAFVILDEAQNTTPEQMKMFLTRLGFGSKIVVTGDITQVDLPNGAKSGLRVVRDILSDVEDIEFAYLDSKDVVRHQLVGDIVEAYSKYDDAI
- the era gene encoding GTPase Era, whose amino-acid sequence is MNHDEHDDYRSGFCAFVGRPNAGKSTLTNALVGSKIVITSDKPQTTRRAVRGVLSRPDGQLVIVDTPGLHRPRTLLGQRLNDVVREALSEVDVVGFCIPANDKIGPGDRFIAAELQALKAPAVAIVTKTDTVNKQRVAEQLMAISKLGEFIEIVPVSARAGDQVTLLADLLMSRLPAGPQLYPVEMTTDESEQSRIAELIREAALADVRDELPHSIAVTVEEMNPREAGAGDGRPPLIDIFATLHLERSSQKPIILGSGGARLKRIGTDARRGIEALLGRRVNLNLHVAVMGEWQRDPKKLDRLGF
- a CDS encoding histidine triad nucleotide-binding protein, whose product is MVQDCLFCKIVAGEVPATVVLEDADWLAFEDIAPKAPVHVLVIPKRHLVDIGELGADPALAAAVVAGIGATARHLGLPAFRTVFNTGAEAGQAVFHLHAHVLGGRSMNWPPG
- the ybeY gene encoding rRNA maturation RNase YbeY, which produces MSIEVNNESGASVDERAISLVARHVLDSLGINPLAELSILVVDEAAMATLHKQWLDLDGPTDVMAFPMDTLDDKPGLETDPGPSLLGDVILCPSVAARQAEEAGHSTDAELFLLTTHGVLHLLGYDHGEPEDEREMFDLQAKLVTGWAETTGRGPIRTPLPGTAGQKRG
- the dnaJ gene encoding molecular chaperone DnaJ, with translation MAGTVRNYYGLLNVSSDATAEEIKRAYRKLARELHPDVNPDPEAQNRFKEVTTAYEVLSDPEKRRIVDLGGDPLATAGGGNGNPFGAGFGGFGDIFETFFGGATGGARGPRSRVRQGADALLRIELSMAEMAFGVQKDIAVETAVTCQTCQGDGCAPGTRPRTCDTCGGRGEVQSMQRSLLGPVMTSRPCPTCGGTGQQIPSPCLNCTGEGRVRARRTISVDVPGGIEDGMRIRMTGQGEVGPGGGPAGDLYIEVTEQPHETFTREGSDLHCTLAVPMTAAALGTELTLTTLDAEERVEIKPGTQSGAVITLRGKGVPRLRSANRGDLHVHVEVRTPTRLDEAQEKLLRELAELRNEDIGVGGSRGGLFSKVRDAFGTR